From the genome of Geminicoccaceae bacterium:
TCGTGCGCCCGACCAAGGGGCAGACTGTGGCTCAGGAGCGGTGTCAGGTCGACCCTGCCCGCCGCCATCAGCGCCAGTGCCGCGTCGAACTCCGGATCGAAGCGGAAGGATCCGCGAAGGTCGATCTCCTTGGCCATGATACGGTTGCCCAGAATCGGTTGCGGCCCGCCCGGGAGAGCTCCCACCTGTACGATCACGCCGCGAGGGGCCGTCGCCGTCACGGCCGCTTCAAGCGCCTTCAGTGAAGCCGAACATTCGATCACGACATCGACACTGCCCTTGCCGTGTCCCAAGGCTCCAAGGGTGTCGGCATCCCGTGAAAGGTCGATCACCTCATCCGCGCCGAGCATTCGTGCCGTTTCCAGTGGGGCTGCCATCAGATCGGTGGCGATGATGCGGCTGGCTCCGGCAAGGCGGGCTGCGGCAACGGCCAGACAGCCGATCGGTCCGGCTCCGGTTATCATCACCGTCTTGCCGAGGATGGGACCGGCGCGATTGACCGCATGCAGGGTGACGGCGAAGGGCTCGGCCAGCGCTGCCAGCGACAGGGGCAGATCATCGTTCACCGGCCGGCACTGTCGCGCCTCGACCAGCGTCAGTTCCTCGAACAACCCCTGTGTATGCGGCATGTACATCGCCGAACCATTGAACAGCATCCGTTCGCAATGATTGCGCTTGCCGGCCAGGCAATATCGACAGGCATTGCATGGGCGTGACGGGTTTACCGCCACTCTCATCCCCGCATGGAGGTCTTCCACACCGTCTCCGACGGCATCGATGACCCCGGCCATCTCATGTCCCAGCACCAGGGGCTCGCGCAGGACGATCTCACCCACCGCGCCACTCTTGTAATAGTGCAGGTCGCTGCCGCAGATGCCGCCGGCCGCCAGTTGCAGGCTGACCTGGCCG
Proteins encoded in this window:
- a CDS encoding L-idonate 5-dehydrogenase — translated: MISCVIHGAKDLRLEERTPARPGPGQVSLQLAAGGICGSDLHYYKSGAVGEIVLREPLVLGHEMAGVIDAVGDGVEDLHAGMRVAVNPSRPCNACRYCLAGKRNHCERMLFNGSAMYMPHTQGLFEELTLVEARQCRPVNDDLPLSLAALAEPFAVTLHAVNRAGPILGKTVMITGAGPIGCLAVAAARLAGASRIIATDLMAAPLETARMLGADEVIDLSRDADTLGALGHGKGSVDVVIECSASLKALEAAVTATAPRGVIVQVGALPGGPQPILGNRIMAKEIDLRGSFRFDPEFDAALALMAAGRVDLTPLLSHSLPLGRAHEAFELALDRNRAMKVQLVA